Proteins co-encoded in one Sus scrofa isolate TJ Tabasco breed Duroc chromosome 14, Sscrofa11.1, whole genome shotgun sequence genomic window:
- the ITPRIP gene encoding inositol 1,4,5-trisphosphate receptor-interacting protein produces MALGLFRVCLVVVTAIINHPLLFPRENATVPENEEEIIRQMQAHQEKLQLEQLRLEEEVARLAAEKEALERVAEEGQQQNESRAAWDLWSTLCMILFLVIEVWRQDHQDGPSPECLEEDELPGLDGAPLRGLTLPNKATLDHFYERCIRGATADAARTREFVEGFVDDLLEALRSLCSRDSDMEVEDFIGVDSMYENWQVNKPLLCDLFVPFMPPEPYHFHPELWCSGRSVPLDRQGYGQIKVVRADEDTLGCICGKTKLGEDMLCLLHGKNSVMRRPGSEAGELLCAGDSPYLDTMRVMKWFQTALTKAWHCIAHKYEFDLAFGQLDTPGSLKIKFRSGKFMPFNLIPVIQCDDSDLYFVSHLPREPFGNTPASSTDWLLSFAVYERHFLRMTSKALPEGSCHLSCLQIVSFLLSKQSRLTGPSGLGNYHLKTALLHLLLARRPTDWKAGHLDARLHEMLCFLEKSLLEKKLHHFFIGNRKVPEALGLPEAVRRAEPLNLFRPFVLQRSLYRKTVDSFYEMLKNAPVLISEYSLHIPSDHSSLPQKAVIS; encoded by the coding sequence ATGGCGCTGGGGCTCTTCCGGGTGTGTCTGGTTGTGGTGACCGCCATCATCAACCATCCGCTGCTGTTCCCGCGAGAGAACGCCACGGTCCCCGAGAACGAAGAGGAGATCATCCGCCAGATGCAGGCCCACCAGGAGAAGCTGCAACTGGAGCAGCTgcgcctggaggaggaggtggcacgGCTGGCAGCCGAGAAGGAGGCGCTGGAGCGGGTAGCAGAGGAGGGCCAGCAGCAGAACGAGAGCCGCGCAGCCTGGGACCTGTGGAGCACCCTCTGCATGATCCTCTTCCTGGTGATCGAGGTGTGGCGGCAGGACCACCAGGACGGGCCCTCGCCCGAGTGCCTGGAAGAAGATGAGCTGCCTGGCCTGGACGGCGCCCCGCTCCGGGGCCTCACCCTGCCCAACAAGGCCACGCTGGACCACTTTTACGAGCGCTGCATTCGAGGAGCCACAGCCGACGCTGCCCGCACCAGGGAGTTTGTGGAAGGCTTCGTGGATGACTTGCTGGAAGCACTGAGGAGCCTGTGCAGCCGGGACTCAGACATGGAGGTGGAGGACTTCATCGGCGTGGACAGCATGTACGAGAACTGGCAGGTGAACAAGCCGCTGCTGTGCGACCTCTTTGTGCCCTTCATGCCCCCAGAGCCCTACCACTTCCACCCAGAACTCTGGTGCTCTGGCCGCTCCGTGCCCTTGGATCGCCAGGGCTATGGCCAGATCAAGGTGGTCCGGGCAGACGAGGACACACTGGGCTGTATCTGCGGCAAGACCAAGCTGGGGGAAGACATGCTGTGTCTCCTCCACGGCAAGAACAGCGTGATGCGGCGGCCGGGCAGTGAGGCGGGAGAGCTGCTGTGTGCCGGAGACTCTCCATACCTAGACACCATGCGGGTCATGAAGTGGTTCCAGACGGCCCTCACCAAAGCCTGGCACTGCATTGCCCACAAGTACGAGTTCGACCTGGCCTTTGGCCAACTGGACACCCCGGGATCCCTCAAGATCAAGTTCCGCTCGGGGAAGTTCATGCCCTTCAACCTGATTCCTGTGATCCAATGTGACGATTCCGACCTGTACTTTGTCTCCCACCTTCCCAGGGAGCCCTTCGGGAATACCCCGGCATCCAGCACCGATTGGCTCCTGTCCTTCGCTGTCTACGAGCGCCACTTCCTCAGGATGACCTCGAAGGCGCTGCCGGAGGGTTCCTGCCACCTCAGCTGCTTGCAGATCGTCTCCTTCTTGCTCTCCAAGCAAAGCCGCCTGACCGGCCCCAGCGGGCTTGGCAACTACCACCTGAAGACCGCTCTGCTGCACCTCCTGCTGGCCCGGCGACCCACCGACTGGAAGGCTGGGCATCTCGACGCTCGTCTGCACGAGATGCTCTGCTTCCTAGAGAAGAGCCTGCTGGAGAAGAAGCTCCATCACTTTTTCATCGGCAACCGCAAGGTGCCGGAAGCCCTGGGGCTCCCCGAGGCGGTGCGCAGGGCTGAGCCTCTCAACCTCTTCCGGCCCTTTGTCCTGCAGCGAAGTCTCTACCGGAAGACAGTGGACTCCTTCTATGAGATGCTCAAGAATGCCCCAGTGCTCATTAGCGAGTACTCCCTCCATATCCCCTCAGACCACTCCAGCCTGCCCCAAAAAGCTGTCATCTCGTAG